One genomic segment of Ignavibacteriota bacterium includes these proteins:
- a CDS encoding beta galactosidase jelly roll domain-containing protein yields the protein MPKMSLNGKWNYIEDSNSNFTFSKINKLFQSEKTNVMELPINWELAGLHNFSGSVWFQKSFRINKKKLDETLSILKFKGVDYFADIWLNGKFLENHEGYFQTFYFDVTNKLKFNETNILTVKVNSPNEEPGKVWPLKKQLIKGIFNHHDCRPGAWSLEYGQDQNTGGIWNDVELFFNEKIFIENTKISTHLSQDFKSAKIQVEISYKSNLNSPVKPKISFTAIDSKKRKTEYFQEIFIQPNQSIVNIIFEISNPILWWSWDLGKPELYDLDINIHKFISFSEKFAVRKIFLDSQCRFFLNDKELFLRGTNIIPTQFLSELKNERIAKIVNLIKEANINIVRIHAHVNRKELYDEFDRIGILLWQDFALQWTYDESEKFAANAVCQIKEMVNQFYNHPSIAFWCCHNEPGEQINSLDKLLYNAVQSEDQSRIIRLASNYEEHPYDGWYWGNKEHFAAAPMGPLVTEFGAQGLPNKNSLEKFIPENKLFPPDIEFWKYHDFQPDTTYNIAKVQTGKNIDEFIENSQNYQSELLRTAIHFYRRKKNEGITGIFQFMFVDCWPSITWSVIDYYLEKKNGFNTLKECYEPILLSVNLRQDQYFKESKINFDFHIINDTYNEIMNCLLEILIDKKNIGNVTDLNVYPNSIIFKHFESMNIKFPNWVDIGKHEIIFQLKNKSKIISQNKFSINIIKM from the coding sequence ATGCCAAAAATGAGTTTAAACGGAAAATGGAATTATATTGAAGATTCAAATTCCAATTTTACTTTTTCAAAAATTAATAAACTTTTTCAATCAGAAAAAACTAACGTTATGGAACTCCCAATTAATTGGGAATTGGCTGGATTGCATAATTTTTCCGGATCGGTTTGGTTTCAAAAATCATTTAGAATAAATAAAAAGAAACTGGATGAAACCCTATCAATATTGAAGTTTAAGGGTGTTGATTATTTTGCGGATATTTGGTTAAACGGAAAATTCCTTGAAAATCATGAAGGATATTTTCAAACATTTTATTTTGATGTAACAAACAAATTAAAATTTAACGAAACAAATATTTTAACGGTAAAAGTAAATTCTCCAAATGAAGAACCGGGAAAAGTTTGGCCGTTAAAAAAACAATTAATAAAAGGAATTTTTAATCACCACGATTGCAGACCGGGCGCATGGAGTTTAGAATATGGGCAGGATCAAAATACCGGCGGAATTTGGAATGATGTTGAATTGTTTTTTAATGAAAAAATATTTATTGAAAACACAAAAATTTCAACTCATTTAAGTCAAGATTTTAAAAGTGCAAAAATTCAAGTAGAAATTTCTTATAAATCAAATTTAAATTCGCCAGTTAAACCAAAAATATCATTTACTGCAATTGATTCAAAAAAAAGAAAAACTGAATATTTCCAAGAAATATTTATCCAACCAAATCAATCAATTGTAAATATTATTTTCGAAATTTCAAACCCAATACTTTGGTGGAGTTGGGATTTAGGCAAGCCGGAATTGTATGATCTCGATATAAACATTCATAAATTTATTTCATTTAGTGAAAAATTTGCGGTAAGAAAAATTTTCTTAGATTCCCAATGTCGGTTTTTCTTAAATGATAAAGAATTGTTTTTAAGAGGAACAAATATAATTCCAACTCAATTTTTAAGCGAACTAAAAAACGAAAGAATTGCAAAAATTGTAAATCTTATAAAAGAAGCAAACATTAATATTGTTCGTATTCATGCTCATGTAAATAGAAAAGAACTTTATGATGAATTTGACAGAATCGGAATTTTACTTTGGCAAGATTTTGCTTTGCAATGGACTTATGATGAATCGGAAAAATTTGCTGCAAATGCTGTTTGTCAAATTAAAGAAATGGTAAATCAATTTTATAATCATCCTTCAATTGCATTTTGGTGTTGTCATAATGAACCCGGCGAACAAATTAATTCTTTAGATAAATTGCTGTACAATGCAGTGCAAAGTGAAGATCAATCAAGAATAATAAGACTTGCATCAAATTATGAAGAACATCCATACGACGGCTGGTATTGGGGAAATAAAGAGCATTTTGCTGCAGCACCAATGGGACCGTTAGTGACAGAGTTTGGTGCTCAAGGTTTGCCGAATAAAAATTCTTTAGAAAAATTTATTCCGGAAAACAAATTATTTCCACCGGATATTGAATTTTGGAAGTATCATGATTTTCAGCCTGACACAACTTATAATATTGCAAAAGTTCAAACCGGAAAAAATATTGATGAGTTCATCGAAAATTCGCAAAATTATCAATCGGAACTTTTACGAACAGCAATTCATTTTTATAGAAGAAAAAAGAATGAAGGAATTACCGGAATTTTTCAATTTATGTTTGTTGATTGCTGGCCTTCTATAACTTGGTCGGTTATTGATTATTATCTTGAAAAGAAAAATGGTTTCAATACATTGAAAGAATGTTATGAACCAATTTTACTTTCGGTAAATTTAAGGCAAGATCAGTATTTCAAAGAATCAAAAATTAATTTTGATTTTCATATTATAAATGATACATACAATGAAATAATGAATTGTTTGCTCGAGATTTTAATTGACAAAAAAAATATTGGAAATGTAACTGACTTAAATGTATATCCCAATTCAATTATTTTCAAACATTTTGAAAGTATGAATATTAAATTCCCAAATTGGGTTGATATAGGAAAGCATGAAATTATTTTTCAATTGAAAAATAAAAGTAAAATTATTTCTCAAAATAAATTTTCCATAAATATTATTAAAATGTAA